The Chitinophagales bacterium genome has a segment encoding these proteins:
- the thyA gene encoding thymidylate synthase encodes MKTYQNFLQHILDNGTKKEDRTGTGTISVFGYQMRFDLNQGFPLLTTKSVHLKSIIHELLWFLAGDTNIQYLCKHGVGIWNDWPYEKYKKSLAFNGESMKEFASKIAEDDDFALAFGELGPVYGYQWRHWPDGNGGEIDQIANLVHQLKNNPDSRRHIISAWNVADIEQMTLPPCHSLFQFYVVDGKLSCQLYQRSADAFLGVPFNIASYALLTMMLAQVCDLQLGDFVHSFGDAHIYTNHIEQVNLQLSRTPYDLPQMKINPAVKNIFDFTYDDFTLENYVHHPSIKAVVAV; translated from the coding sequence ATGAAAACTTATCAAAATTTTCTACAACACATTTTAGATAATGGCACGAAAAAAGAAGATAGAACTGGCACTGGCACTATTAGCGTTTTTGGCTATCAAATGCGATTTGATTTAAACCAAGGATTTCCTCTTTTAACCACTAAGTCAGTGCATTTAAAATCTATCATTCACGAATTGTTGTGGTTTTTGGCTGGCGATACCAATATTCAGTATTTGTGTAAGCATGGTGTTGGTATTTGGAACGATTGGCCTTATGAAAAGTATAAAAAAAGCTTGGCATTTAATGGCGAAAGCATGAAAGAATTTGCTAGTAAAATTGCCGAAGATGATGATTTTGCTTTGGCATTTGGCGAATTAGGTCCTGTGTATGGTTATCAATGGCGACATTGGCCTGATGGTAATGGTGGTGAAATAGACCAAATTGCTAATTTAGTACATCAACTAAAAAATAATCCAGATTCTAGAAGACATATTATTTCTGCTTGGAATGTTGCCGACATAGAACAAATGACTTTACCACCTTGTCATTCTTTGTTTCAGTTTTATGTAGTTGATGGTAAGCTAAGTTGCCAATTGTATCAAAGAAGTGCTGATGCCTTTTTAGGTGTTCCGTTTAATATTGCTTCTTATGCTTTATTAACCATGATGTTGGCTCAAGTATGTGATTTACAATTAGGTGATTTTGTTCATTCTTTTGGTGATGCTCATATATATACCAATCATATAGAACAAGTTAATTTACAATTGAGTAGAACACCTTACGATTTGCCACAAATGAAAATCAATCCAGCAGTAAAAAATATATTTGATTTTACATATGATGATTTTACATTAGAAAACTATGTTCATCATCCAAGTATAAAAGCAGTAGTGGCTGTATAA
- a CDS encoding aminotransferase class IV produces MDVNYIGFIETMFVQHNKIPLLSLHAKRLQESFLKINCILSIDDIVLKINKLLESTSGISQEANKCRLLVEFFPLKANIEEKWTMELSTVPYNIYTLNEKGIRLTHYSEEKISTNIFTNCKTNDRKIYDNARNFAQQNNFDDAIIENENGFVADCSIYNLFLIKGEQLFTPKLSDNIVAGVARQCFLQYNTKYTIIEKSLSIQNFYDADAVFVSNALRGIQSVQQFGNHIYNDNIVKLIHQYWKNILREHFSIEMV; encoded by the coding sequence ATGGATGTAAACTATATTGGATTTATAGAAACGATGTTTGTGCAACACAATAAAATTCCTTTGCTTTCTTTGCATGCAAAACGACTACAAGAGAGTTTCTTGAAAATCAACTGTATTCTCTCTATTGATGATATTGTACTGAAAATCAATAAACTATTAGAAAGTACTTCAGGTATTAGTCAAGAAGCAAATAAATGTAGATTATTGGTAGAGTTTTTTCCATTAAAAGCCAATATTGAAGAAAAATGGACGATGGAATTAAGTACTGTTCCTTATAATATTTATACACTCAATGAAAAAGGCATTCGACTAACACATTATAGCGAAGAAAAAATTAGTACTAATATTTTTACCAATTGCAAAACCAACGACAGAAAAATATACGACAATGCACGCAATTTTGCTCAACAAAACAATTTTGATGATGCAATTATTGAAAACGAAAATGGATTTGTTGCAGATTGTAGTATTTATAATCTTTTCTTGATAAAAGGAGAGCAGTTGTTTACACCAAAACTCAGCGATAATATTGTAGCAGGTGTAGCACGACAATGCTTTTTACAGTACAATACAAAGTATACAATCATAGAAAAATCACTTAGTATTCAAAATTTTTACGATGCAGATGCTGTTTTTGTAAGCAATGCTTTGCGTGGCATTCAATCAGTACAACAATTTGGTAATCATATTTATAATGACAATATAGTTAAACTAATACATCAATACTGGAAAAATATTTTACGAGAACATTTTTCAATAGAAATGGTTTGA